A window from Chitinophaga filiformis encodes these proteins:
- a CDS encoding RtcB family protein: protein MNNISGKDLLAIGYQQGKMLGLALEVLEKHYQGAEHEAVLTLMKDLLERPEAFLDHEILEDLATKMIEDAKEIENTIFLNNTSREFAVYGSEYIAAGAVAQMQTAMKLPVTVAGALMPDAHQGYGLPIGGVLAAKNAVIPYGVGVDIGCRMALSIFDITEENFLLNRDTYKRELIAHTRFGAGHGYHGKDRTDHAILDRNEFNLTQFIKALKDKAYSQLGTSGGGNHFVEWGIIEFAEDDQPLNIPKGKYLALLSHSGSRGMGATIAGYYTRLAKELCKLPREAANLAYLDMNSEAGQEYWLAMNLAGDYASACHEVIHDKLAKAIGGTLLAKVENHHNFAWKETWNGEEVIVHRKGATPAGKGVMGIIPGSMTAPGFLVRGKGEETAINSASHGAGRQMSRTAAMQHITRQEMQAMLQANGVTLIGAGLDEAPMAYKDINVVMEAQKDLVDIVAKFSPKMVRMADDGSKED from the coding sequence ATGAACAACATTAGTGGTAAAGATCTGCTGGCTATCGGGTATCAGCAGGGTAAGATGCTTGGATTGGCGCTTGAAGTACTGGAAAAACATTACCAGGGAGCCGAACATGAGGCCGTGCTGACATTAATGAAAGATCTGCTTGAAAGGCCGGAAGCTTTCCTGGATCATGAGATACTGGAAGACCTTGCAACGAAGATGATCGAAGATGCAAAGGAGATAGAGAATACCATTTTCCTGAACAATACATCCAGGGAGTTTGCTGTATACGGATCGGAGTATATTGCTGCTGGTGCAGTAGCACAGATGCAAACGGCAATGAAGCTCCCGGTTACGGTAGCCGGTGCTTTGATGCCGGACGCCCACCAGGGATATGGCCTGCCGATAGGTGGCGTGCTGGCTGCAAAGAACGCAGTGATACCTTATGGTGTGGGGGTGGATATAGGATGCCGTATGGCCCTCTCTATCTTTGATATTACGGAAGAGAACTTCCTGCTGAACCGCGATACCTACAAGCGTGAACTGATCGCACATACCCGTTTTGGCGCCGGACACGGATACCATGGTAAAGACAGAACAGATCATGCCATACTGGACAGGAATGAGTTCAATCTGACACAATTCATCAAAGCCCTGAAAGATAAAGCATATTCTCAGCTGGGTACCTCCGGCGGAGGAAATCACTTTGTGGAATGGGGTATTATTGAATTTGCAGAAGATGATCAGCCATTGAATATTCCCAAGGGGAAATACCTGGCGCTGTTGTCTCACTCCGGCTCCAGGGGGATGGGCGCTACCATTGCCGGTTATTATACCCGGCTGGCAAAAGAGTTGTGTAAACTGCCCAGAGAAGCCGCCAACCTGGCCTACCTGGACATGAATAGCGAAGCGGGGCAGGAATACTGGCTGGCGATGAACCTGGCCGGCGACTACGCTTCCGCCTGCCATGAAGTGATCCACGATAAACTGGCTAAAGCCATTGGGGGTACGCTTTTGGCTAAAGTGGAAAACCACCACAACTTTGCCTGGAAGGAGACCTGGAACGGGGAAGAAGTGATCGTGCATAGAAAAGGGGCTACTCCGGCAGGTAAGGGTGTAATGGGGATCATTCCGGGATCAATGACAGCTCCGGGATTCCTGGTGCGGGGAAAAGGAGAAGAGACAGCCATCAATTCCGCTTCACACGGGGCCGGACGGCAGATGAGCCGTACCGCAGCCATGCAGCACATTACCCGGCAGGAGATGCAGGCAATGTTGCAGGCTAATGGCGTAACCCTGATAGGCGCCGGACTGGATGAAGCGCCTATGGCCTATAAAGATATCAATGTGGTGATGGAAGCGCAGAAAGACCTGGTGGATATTGTTGCCAAATTCAGCCCAAAAATGGTGAGAATGGCAGATGACGGAAGTAAAGAGGACTGA
- a CDS encoding polysaccharide biosynthesis/export family protein translates to MIAKFYLLLLTTLVLLTSCINTKKITYFNDLEKASGAESANRLQALKVQPGDILQITITTIDKDISLILNPAAVNSSPMSPDGIDAGYIVDSAGNVNLPMIGKVYVRNKTTAEINDIITQELNKTIRNPYVSTRIANFRISVLGDVARPGSYRISGERASVLDALSMAGDLNVTALRNDIMIIREVNGEKTYASLNLNNSKTLASPYYYLNNNDVIYVKPGPNKQFNTSKIVQLLPAAIGILSLITTIVIVSVK, encoded by the coding sequence ATGATAGCTAAATTCTATTTATTGTTATTAACTACCCTGGTCCTTCTTACAAGCTGTATCAATACTAAAAAGATCACCTATTTTAATGACCTCGAAAAAGCCAGCGGAGCAGAGTCGGCCAACAGACTGCAGGCGCTTAAAGTGCAGCCTGGAGACATACTCCAGATCACCATCACCACGATCGACAAAGATATTTCCCTGATACTAAACCCTGCGGCTGTCAATTCCTCTCCAATGTCTCCGGATGGTATAGACGCCGGCTATATTGTAGATAGTGCGGGCAACGTCAACCTTCCAATGATCGGTAAGGTATACGTCAGGAATAAAACCACCGCTGAAATAAACGATATCATCACACAGGAGTTAAACAAAACCATCCGCAATCCATACGTCTCGACCCGTATTGCCAATTTCAGGATCTCTGTGCTGGGAGATGTTGCAAGACCGGGCTCTTACCGGATCTCCGGTGAAAGAGCATCGGTGCTGGATGCCTTGAGCATGGCAGGCGATCTGAATGTAACTGCCCTCAGGAATGACATCATGATCATCCGTGAAGTGAATGGAGAAAAAACATATGCTTCGCTGAACCTCAATAACAGCAAAACACTTGCTTCACCTTACTACTACCTGAATAATAATGATGTGATATATGTAAAGCCTGGCCCCAACAAACAGTTCAATACCTCAAAGATAGTACAACTGCTGCCTGCAGCCATCGGTATTCTGTCATTGATCACTACCATCGTCATAGTTTCTGTAAAATGA
- a CDS encoding helix-turn-helix domain-containing protein produces MNTNLPIFDIPSTIRYYLSLDKKVTQSFGMDKYDELLQPNNFAVLSNEGSVKSGPPIRTDHYAVILCIRGTCQKTIGAFTFNVGPKSLHIVSPKHTTSFDNASDDLLLYMVMFKKEFITDTFIKQSALDPLIDLNPSCAPVYTLSDPHFLKTKQLFERIDREYREGSPFFLQIVRLQVVELLYEVNRAFEKCQESRPNHQLTRQYATFVNFRDLVEEHFLHKRTVQEYADMLHITAKHLSEIVKQETGKNALQIIHSRLYLEAKLLLTTSSLSVKEISDQLNFDTSSHFSRFFKKFADENPSDFKKLSVA; encoded by the coding sequence ATGAACACGAACCTGCCAATATTCGATATTCCGTCCACAATCCGTTATTACCTGTCGCTTGACAAAAAAGTGACACAGAGTTTCGGGATGGATAAGTACGATGAGCTGCTTCAACCAAACAACTTTGCTGTACTGAGCAACGAGGGAAGCGTGAAGAGTGGTCCTCCTATCAGGACTGACCATTATGCGGTTATTCTGTGCATCAGGGGCACCTGCCAGAAAACGATCGGCGCCTTTACATTTAATGTAGGCCCAAAATCACTGCACATCGTATCTCCTAAACATACCACTTCTTTCGATAATGCTTCTGACGACCTGTTGCTATACATGGTGATGTTCAAGAAGGAGTTTATCACCGACACTTTTATCAAGCAAAGCGCGCTTGATCCGCTGATAGACCTCAATCCTTCCTGTGCGCCGGTATATACATTGTCAGATCCGCATTTTCTGAAAACGAAACAACTTTTTGAAAGGATAGACCGGGAATACCGTGAAGGCAGCCCCTTCTTCCTGCAGATCGTACGTTTACAGGTGGTAGAATTACTGTATGAAGTGAATCGTGCTTTTGAAAAATGCCAGGAGAGCCGGCCTAACCATCAGCTTACGAGACAATATGCCACTTTTGTCAATTTCAGGGATCTTGTGGAGGAGCACTTCCTGCATAAACGAACGGTCCAGGAGTATGCTGATATGCTGCACATTACTGCCAAACATCTGAGTGAGATCGTTAAACAGGAAACAGGTAAAAATGCTTTGCAGATCATTCACAGCCGTTTGTACCTGGAGGCAAAACTGTTGCTGACCACATCCTCGCTCAGCGTGAAGGAAATCTCTGATCAGCTGAACTTTGATACCAGCTCGCATTTCAGCCGGTTCTTCAAAAAGTTTGCAGATGAGAACCCCTCGGATTTTAAGAAATTATCTGTAGCATAA
- a CDS encoding MBL fold metallo-hydrolase has translation MKKQQALVKIKACSKHEWFYVAPGVWGIRDKFVNMYFIHDATTNHWVLLDGGLSTSAARVKRVAKQLFWPQVTPAAIILTHGHFDHTGSVRELADEWDVPVYAHYLEAPYLTGRSAYPPPDPSAGGGLFTYLSFLYPKGPINLEGRLLLLPEEGNIPGLKEWRYFHTPGHAPGHISLFREHDGVLLAGDAFVTTQQESLLSVLKQERKISGPPRYFTYDWAAAEKSVQTLASLQPSIVATGHGMPMEGDALSALQELANNFKEKAVPANGRYTEDPAVAGIGGVEYVPAVSNKKTLWKAAAVLAIVGIGVLLAGAVKKKYT, from the coding sequence ATGAAAAAACAACAAGCGCTGGTTAAAATTAAAGCATGCTCAAAGCATGAGTGGTTTTATGTGGCTCCGGGGGTATGGGGTATTCGTGACAAGTTCGTTAATATGTATTTCATACATGATGCTACTACCAATCACTGGGTACTGCTGGATGGCGGCCTCTCTACTTCCGCCGCCAGGGTGAAGAGAGTAGCGAAGCAGCTTTTCTGGCCACAGGTGACGCCCGCTGCCATTATCCTTACACACGGACATTTTGATCATACCGGCTCTGTGAGAGAGCTTGCCGATGAATGGGACGTGCCGGTATATGCACATTACCTGGAAGCGCCCTATCTGACGGGGCGTTCCGCATATCCGCCGCCAGATCCTTCTGCCGGCGGCGGATTGTTTACCTATCTCTCCTTTTTGTATCCTAAAGGCCCCATTAACCTGGAAGGTCGCTTACTGTTACTCCCGGAAGAAGGAAATATACCTGGTCTGAAGGAGTGGCGATATTTCCATACACCCGGTCATGCGCCTGGCCATATTAGCCTGTTCAGGGAACATGACGGAGTACTGCTGGCGGGAGATGCGTTCGTGACCACACAACAGGAATCACTGTTGTCTGTCCTGAAACAGGAAAGGAAGATCTCCGGTCCTCCCCGTTACTTTACATACGACTGGGCAGCGGCAGAGAAGTCTGTCCAGACCCTTGCATCGCTGCAGCCGTCTATTGTGGCTACCGGTCATGGCATGCCTATGGAAGGGGATGCACTGAGCGCCCTGCAGGAGCTGGCAAATAACTTCAAAGAAAAAGCAGTACCTGCCAATGGCCGTTATACAGAAGATCCGGCTGTTGCCGGTATCGGCGGGGTAGAGTACGTGCCTGCGGTAAGTAATAAAAAAACATTGTGGAAAGCTGCGGCAGTCCTTGCAATAGTGGGGATAGGCGTATTACTTGCAGGCGCAGTGAAGAAAAAATATACCTGA
- a CDS encoding DUF3347 domain-containing protein, with product MKSLIIATTILLATFSAKAANLSLSQLLSLYYDVKNALVNSDAGTAGSKAAEFVKVLNTADMNALSAEEHKAFMPLSEKLAADAAAIAKSTDLSAQREKFKTFSNNIYTLAKAVKLSDTPVYQQYCPMQKSYWLSGDAAVKNPYYGKQMLTCGKVTDTIK from the coding sequence ATGAAAAGTCTTATCATCGCCACCACTATATTACTGGCCACTTTTTCCGCAAAAGCGGCAAACCTGTCGCTGTCTCAGTTACTGTCACTGTATTATGATGTGAAAAACGCATTGGTGAACAGTGATGCCGGTACCGCTGGTAGCAAAGCTGCTGAATTTGTTAAGGTGCTTAACACTGCCGATATGAACGCCCTTTCTGCTGAAGAGCACAAAGCATTTATGCCTTTATCAGAAAAGCTTGCCGCAGATGCAGCTGCTATTGCTAAGTCAACAGACCTCAGCGCGCAACGTGAAAAATTCAAGACATTCTCCAACAATATATACACCCTGGCGAAAGCTGTAAAGCTCTCAGATACGCCGGTATACCAGCAGTACTGCCCGATGCAGAAAAGCTATTGGTTAAGCGGTGATGCCGCTGTAAAGAACCCATATTATGGTAAGCAAATGCTGACCTGTGGTAAAGTGACCGATACAATCAAATAA
- a CDS encoding FkbM family methyltransferase, giving the protein MNPFTNTLRKIYVFIFARKALYSINLLLYKLSMRGLGIMNHENDHVSGEHAFVKFMKSSGRFRSGVILDVGANVGHYSVMLRNRKVSLPIYAFEPHPVAYNKLEEAASMHQFIPVQKGAGESALTTFIYDYVENRGSEHASMYKAVIADFRKSEVEEIAIDLTTIDEFIENHQLSEIALLKVDTEGNELNVLKGARRAIASGMINVIQIEFNEMNVISRTFFKDIIDILPGYDFYRLLPDGLKALGEYNVAAFEIFAFQNIVAIKR; this is encoded by the coding sequence ATGAATCCATTTACCAATACCCTGAGAAAAATTTACGTTTTCATTTTTGCCAGGAAGGCGCTTTATTCCATTAACCTGCTCTTGTACAAATTGAGTATGAGAGGGCTGGGCATTATGAACCATGAAAACGATCATGTAAGTGGCGAGCATGCCTTCGTTAAATTTATGAAGTCTTCCGGCAGGTTCCGCAGCGGCGTGATCCTGGACGTAGGTGCGAATGTCGGGCACTATTCCGTTATGCTGCGGAACAGGAAAGTGTCCCTGCCGATTTATGCGTTTGAACCACATCCTGTTGCCTACAATAAGCTGGAGGAAGCTGCATCCATGCACCAGTTTATTCCCGTACAAAAAGGAGCAGGGGAGAGTGCCCTTACCACTTTCATCTATGACTACGTGGAGAACAGGGGCTCTGAGCATGCCAGTATGTATAAAGCGGTGATCGCTGACTTCCGGAAGAGTGAAGTGGAAGAGATAGCCATAGACCTGACCACTATTGACGAGTTCATTGAGAACCATCAGCTGTCTGAAATAGCGTTGCTGAAAGTGGATACGGAGGGGAATGAGCTGAACGTATTAAAAGGCGCCCGCCGGGCTATTGCAAGCGGAATGATCAATGTTATCCAGATAGAGTTTAACGAGATGAATGTCATCTCCCGTACTTTCTTTAAGGATATTATAGACATATTGCCGGGATATGACTTCTACCGTCTGCTGCCCGATGGACTGAAAGCCCTGGGAGAATATAATGTTGCGGCTTTTGAGATCTTTGCCTTCCAGAATATAGTTGCTATAAAGCGTTGA
- a CDS encoding multicopper oxidase domain-containing protein — MKRFLLTVIVLLSYAAAFSQAARTIRYDLYVSDSMMHSNGKMRHAMVINGSIPAPVLTFTEGDTAEIYVHNNMDMETSIHWHGLLLPNRYDGVSYLTTAPVKAGETHLYKFPLIQHGTYWYHSHTMFQEQSGMYGAFIIKKRDTPDVKEHTLLLSDWTNENPRQVDRSLHTATDWYAVRKNSVQSYGEAIKEKHFSTKLTNEWKRMMAMDVSDVYYDQLFSNGKPVNVQARFKAGDKVRLRVINGSSSTYFWLTYAGGKITVVANDGMDVEPVEVDRLIVGVAETYDVMVSIPADSSYEFLATAEDRTKATSLFLGNGVRKEALRLPRLKYFEGMKMMNGMMKMNGQMNDMDMQMSLQQMDMNAVMYNEDPGVTLNYAMLRSPVKTNLPEAPVKELRFNLSGNMNRYVWSINNKTVSESDKILIKKGENVRIILYNGTMMRHPMHLHGHFFRVLNGQGDYSPLKNTLDIMPMETDTIEFAATESGDWFFHCHILYHMMSGMGRIFSYQDSPANPEIPDPTKAIRKIYADDRKIHTAARVGLESNGSDGELTFFNTRYRLQTEWRVGLNGGNGYETESHFGRYLGQTQWLFPYVGWDVRYREGSKSEKNLFGQSNTKDFRSVLHAGVEYTLPLLIVADASVDTDGRLRFQLSREDVPITRRLRFNFMANTDKEYMAGFRYILSKYISLSTHYDSDMGVGAGITLTY, encoded by the coding sequence ATGAAACGTTTTCTGTTGACAGTGATCGTATTACTGTCGTACGCGGCTGCCTTTTCACAGGCAGCCCGTACTATCCGCTATGATCTGTATGTGTCAGATTCCATGATGCATAGCAATGGTAAGATGAGACATGCCATGGTTATTAACGGCAGCATCCCTGCGCCTGTATTAACCTTTACTGAGGGAGACACTGCCGAGATCTACGTACACAATAATATGGACATGGAAACCTCCATACACTGGCACGGGCTGTTGCTGCCCAACCGTTATGACGGTGTGTCCTATCTTACTACAGCACCCGTTAAAGCAGGTGAGACCCATTTGTACAAATTCCCGCTTATACAGCATGGCACTTACTGGTACCATTCACATACCATGTTCCAGGAGCAGAGTGGTATGTATGGCGCTTTCATTATTAAGAAAAGAGACACGCCGGATGTGAAGGAGCATACATTGTTGCTGAGCGACTGGACAAATGAAAATCCCCGGCAGGTAGACCGTTCCCTGCATACAGCTACAGACTGGTATGCAGTCAGGAAGAACAGTGTGCAGAGCTATGGGGAGGCCATTAAAGAGAAGCACTTCTCCACTAAACTGACCAATGAATGGAAGCGCATGATGGCCATGGATGTCAGTGACGTATACTACGATCAGTTGTTCAGCAACGGTAAGCCGGTGAATGTGCAGGCACGGTTCAAAGCAGGCGATAAAGTAAGATTGCGCGTCATCAACGGCAGTTCTTCTACTTATTTCTGGTTGACCTATGCAGGGGGGAAGATTACTGTAGTGGCAAATGATGGTATGGACGTGGAACCGGTAGAAGTAGACCGGCTGATTGTCGGGGTGGCAGAGACATACGATGTGATGGTAAGCATTCCGGCAGACAGTAGCTATGAATTTCTTGCTACTGCGGAAGACCGCACCAAAGCCACCTCCCTGTTCCTGGGCAATGGCGTGCGGAAAGAAGCCCTAAGGCTGCCCCGCCTGAAGTATTTTGAAGGAATGAAGATGATGAATGGTATGATGAAAATGAACGGGCAGATGAATGACATGGACATGCAGATGAGCCTTCAGCAAATGGATATGAATGCAGTGATGTATAATGAAGACCCGGGAGTAACGTTGAACTATGCCATGCTGCGGTCGCCGGTAAAAACAAATCTGCCTGAGGCGCCCGTAAAAGAGTTGCGTTTTAATCTCAGCGGAAACATGAACCGGTATGTATGGAGCATTAATAACAAAACCGTATCGGAATCAGATAAGATCCTCATTAAAAAGGGCGAGAATGTCCGTATTATACTGTACAACGGTACTATGATGCGCCACCCGATGCACCTTCATGGACATTTCTTCCGGGTATTGAACGGGCAGGGAGATTATTCTCCGCTCAAGAATACACTGGACATTATGCCGATGGAAACAGATACCATAGAATTTGCTGCTACAGAAAGCGGCGACTGGTTCTTCCATTGCCACATCCTGTATCACATGATGAGTGGCATGGGCCGCATTTTCAGTTACCAGGACTCTCCGGCTAACCCGGAAATACCTGATCCAACAAAAGCCATCCGTAAGATATATGCAGATGACCGGAAGATCCATACCGCTGCACGGGTGGGACTGGAAAGTAATGGCAGTGACGGTGAACTGACATTCTTCAATACCCGCTACAGGTTACAAACGGAATGGAGAGTAGGATTGAATGGTGGAAACGGGTATGAAACAGAAAGCCATTTCGGTAGATATTTAGGTCAGACGCAATGGCTGTTCCCTTACGTAGGTTGGGATGTACGTTACCGTGAAGGAAGTAAAAGTGAGAAGAACCTGTTCGGTCAATCTAATACGAAAGACTTCCGTAGTGTATTGCATGCAGGTGTGGAATATACACTGCCCCTGCTGATCGTTGCTGATGCATCTGTAGACACTGATGGCCGGCTGCGTTTCCAGTTAAGCCGTGAAGATGTACCTATCACCCGCCGCCTGCGCTTTAATTTTATGGCTAACACTGATAAGGAATACATGGCAGGCTTCAGATACATTCTGTCCAAGTATATTTCTCTCTCTACACATTATGACAGCGACATGGGGGTAGGCGCTGGTATTACCCTTACATATTGA
- a CDS encoding acyltransferase family protein, with product MTSTTSTPRYFFSLDAIRGLAALIVVLCHWQFYFYTDQTLQTKPLEELGLPLFPYLSIFYNHAFYAVDLFFLLSGFIFFWFYAAKIADGRTSFSHFMCYRLTRLYPVHFITLLSLIVLQYVMVSMNGHTFIIQNNDIYHFLLNLLVIHSWGFERTPALNGFNGPSWSVSVELLLYLLFFLISWKKLHRNKGLLLAIVVGGAVIQHFYSMIGQGIYSFFLGALTYYIYAWLIESKHPRRVTTIVTIAAVVLWMVVLTEYAFSYIRDFSLLLMKKVFPGKDAAFDTALFDLSRNTFFRTIISPLTILTLALSETIRGGLKVKWALVLGNASYALYLIHFPLMVLLFITVDALGISRSVFHSPFTVLLFYAVLIPLSILTHYYFELPLQELFRKRLLRKPAPGFVTVVNNQITT from the coding sequence ATGACTTCTACCACGTCTACACCACGATATTTTTTTAGCCTGGATGCTATAAGAGGGCTTGCTGCGCTTATTGTCGTCCTGTGCCACTGGCAGTTCTATTTTTATACAGATCAGACCTTACAAACCAAACCACTGGAAGAATTGGGTCTTCCCCTATTCCCCTACCTGTCGATATTTTACAATCATGCATTTTACGCGGTAGACCTTTTCTTTCTCTTATCCGGATTCATCTTCTTCTGGTTCTATGCAGCTAAAATAGCTGACGGGCGAACATCTTTCAGTCATTTCATGTGCTACCGGCTCACCCGCCTTTACCCTGTCCATTTTATCACCCTGCTGTCGCTGATAGTACTGCAATACGTCATGGTCAGCATGAACGGTCACACTTTTATTATACAAAACAACGATATCTATCATTTCCTGTTAAACCTGCTGGTGATACACAGCTGGGGATTTGAACGCACACCTGCTCTCAATGGTTTTAACGGCCCCTCCTGGTCGGTATCAGTAGAGCTTTTGTTATACCTCCTGTTCTTCCTTATCAGCTGGAAAAAGCTACACCGCAATAAAGGCCTTCTGTTAGCTATCGTAGTGGGGGGCGCTGTTATACAACATTTTTACTCTATGATAGGTCAGGGCATCTACTCCTTCTTCCTCGGGGCACTTACCTATTACATTTACGCATGGCTTATTGAAAGCAAGCATCCGCGCAGGGTCACCACTATCGTTACCATTGCTGCTGTTGTATTATGGATGGTCGTGCTTACTGAATATGCATTCTCCTATATCAGGGATTTCTCCCTGCTGCTGATGAAAAAAGTATTCCCCGGTAAAGACGCCGCCTTCGATACTGCCCTGTTCGACCTCTCCAGGAACACTTTCTTCCGGACCATTATATCACCTCTTACTATTCTAACGCTTGCATTGTCGGAAACAATAAGAGGAGGTTTGAAAGTAAAATGGGCACTGGTATTGGGAAATGCCAGTTATGCATTGTACCTGATCCATTTTCCGTTAATGGTATTATTATTTATTACGGTCGATGCGCTGGGCATTAGCAGGTCGGTCTTTCACTCTCCCTTTACGGTCCTTCTTTTCTATGCAGTGCTGATCCCGCTAAGTATCCTTACCCATTATTATTTTGAATTACCGCTGCAGGAACTGTTCCGGAAGCGGCTACTCAGGAAGCCCGCACCGGGTTTTGTTACTGTTGTCAATAACCAGATCACCACATAG
- a CDS encoding carboxypeptidase-like regulatory domain-containing protein produces the protein MMLFRSLLPCLLLGTALVACSSTYESRVTFFNCGPEPDTTIAILKGQVFEQKLLAGKRDTLMPLSGVVIALEKGRKTVSGDTSGTFTLYLDLKNTHTFTVTRPGYQPLKVEGFFAEKETMAEINIVLAKGTMEKTARITACKIAY, from the coding sequence ATGATGCTATTCCGCTCATTGCTCCCTTGTTTACTCCTTGGGACAGCCCTCGTTGCCTGTTCAAGCACGTATGAAAGCAGGGTAACATTCTTCAATTGCGGTCCGGAACCGGATACTACTATTGCCATCCTGAAAGGACAGGTGTTTGAACAGAAACTGCTGGCCGGAAAGAGAGATACCCTTATGCCCCTCTCCGGTGTGGTCATTGCCCTGGAAAAAGGGAGAAAAACAGTTTCAGGCGATACTTCCGGCACTTTTACCTTATACCTGGACCTGAAAAACACCCACACTTTTACAGTTACCAGGCCAGGATACCAACCCCTGAAGGTGGAAGGGTTCTTTGCGGAAAAGGAAACAATGGCAGAGATCAACATTGTACTGGCAAAGGGTACAATGGAAAAGACCGCGAGGATAACGGCCTGTAAAATAGCGTATTGA